One region of Alosa sapidissima isolate fAloSap1 chromosome 1, fAloSap1.pri, whole genome shotgun sequence genomic DNA includes:
- the LOC121711745 gene encoding protein FAM43A-like has translation MTPPNCAFENQMLQRNTHTCELPDEERGACLNYSTLTSLVKLYPESTLHRIGNMFRSKKKKISISNDNPSYTVLYLGNSTTIQSKGDGCADVAVNKIWTKSDNGKNGTKMKLTISSQGIRMVHTDEKTKKPGHLYLLHRITYCVADTRFPRIFAWIYRHEIKHKAVMLRCHAVLVSKPEKAKAMALLLYQTSTTALAEFQRLKRREDARHQQQLLIGEQTIPLVPMRKLMNGQCYYKPPVERSKSAPKLGSITEDSIGEEEEQRTSVLFECDEFLDGDCFEDRKEELCVIINDLGELCMGNDPHTLKTDMQVTRLLSGESTGSESSIDSNQDFCSITYDSDESSDDKSSEST, from the coding sequence ATGACTCCACCGAATTGTGCGTTCGAGAACCAGATGCTGCAGCGTAACACTCATACCTGTGAGCTGCCGGACGAAGAAAGGGGCGCTTGTCTGAACTATTCAACACTGACATCTCTTGTAAAGCTTTACCCTGAAAGCACACTGCACCGGATCGGAAACATGTTCAggtcaaagaaaaagaaaatcagcATCTCCAACGACAACCCTTCTTACACTGTTCTGTATCTTGGAAATTCAACCACAATTCAGTCAAAAGGGGACGGATGTGCAGACGTTGCCGTAAACAAAATTTGGACCAAGAGCGACAATGGGAAGAACGGCACAAAAATGAAGCTTACAATTAGTTCACAAGGTATTCGCATGGTGCACACAGACGAGAAGACGAAGAAGCCCGGGCACTTGTACTTACTGCACAGGATAACTTACTGCGTCGCTGACACACGTTTTCCAAGGATATTTGCTTGGATTTACAGACATGAAATCAAGCATAAAGCTGTAATGCTCCGATGCCATGCAGTGCTTGTATCAAAACCTGAGAAAGCCAAAGCCATGGCACTTCTCCTGTACCAAACTTCAACCACGGCTCTGGCCGAATTTCAGAGACTTAAACGAAGAGAGGACGCCAGACATCAGCAACAACTTCTGATAGGCGAGCAAACAATCCCACTGGTCCCCATGAGGAAATTGATGAATGGACAGTGCTACTATAAACCTCCCGTGGAGCGCAGCAAGAGCGCACCGAAACTCGGCTCCATCACCGAAGACTCGattggggaggaggaagagcagagaACGTCTGTACTTTTCGAATGCGACGAGTTTCTAGACGGAGACTGTTTCGAAGACAGAAAAGAAGAACTGTGTGTGATAATAAACGACCTGGGAGAGCTGTGCATGGGAAACGATCCACACACGTTGAAAACGGACATGCAAGTCACACGGTTGCTCTCCGGTGAGAGTACGGGCAGTGAATCTTCCATCGACAGCAATCAGGACTTTTGCTCCATCACTTATGACTCTGATGAATCGTCAGACGACAAAAGTTCAGAATCTACGTAG